Proteins found in one Oribacterium sp. oral taxon 102 genomic segment:
- a CDS encoding ATP-binding protein: MRIHSLYVDGFGKLRDLSLSFSDGLNVIYGQNEAGKSTLHRFQRAMLYGLGKRPGGSPRQDPHRFRPWDGGAFGGTLEFSYDGSSYLLKRDFSDGVGAPELFLLAEDGSTEVLPEPQALLDMALGQLSENSYRNTVSIGQLKSAAGREMVQELRRYLEGLESSGSAGLRASSVLARLAAEKRKCQDKLVSEASKSYSLLIGEIRNTERELADPRYHNLLLHYRALQRDSEAERTALQQKKEMLLQETAQAREALRSAGFPEETALKAALQDSEQLYRSYTEMTTRTAAQHGPALLLRKLLSAFIADKTGKSRKELTERLEAILQGQLGEHTISEDTMQQLRQRFRTLEGSFAALREKEEALRLLSEDLKRSTEEMQDYTQALHEQHMLRTEVEGRMQHLSNIRNRVEQLAHVLSENKRLAQRIDALDLAMETISLLSERVRLSFGHYLNEEAGRLIERITDGAYRSVWIDDQLHILLRTEHGEIPLESVSSGTIDQIYLALRLATARLLLRDARERLPLTLDDSFAFYDENRLRAALHFIREEYDGQILLYTCHRREQQLLRRAKEDFRLLELG, encoded by the coding sequence ATGAGGATTCATTCCCTGTATGTCGACGGCTTCGGGAAGCTCCGGGATCTCTCCCTCTCCTTCTCCGATGGACTGAATGTGATTTACGGGCAGAATGAAGCAGGAAAATCCACCCTGCACCGCTTTCAGCGCGCCATGCTCTACGGTCTCGGGAAGCGTCCGGGCGGCAGTCCCCGACAGGACCCTCATCGCTTCCGCCCCTGGGACGGCGGCGCCTTCGGCGGAACGCTGGAATTCTCCTATGACGGCAGCTCCTATCTGCTCAAACGCGACTTCTCGGACGGTGTCGGCGCGCCCGAGCTCTTCCTTCTGGCAGAGGACGGCAGCACGGAAGTTCTGCCGGAGCCGCAGGCGCTCCTCGATATGGCGCTCGGTCAGCTCTCGGAGAACAGCTACCGGAATACCGTTTCCATCGGACAACTGAAAAGCGCCGCCGGACGGGAAATGGTGCAGGAGCTCCGCCGCTACCTCGAGGGCCTTGAAAGCAGCGGTTCTGCCGGACTGCGTGCAAGCAGCGTGCTTGCCCGTCTCGCCGCAGAGAAGCGGAAATGTCAGGATAAGCTGGTTTCCGAAGCATCGAAGAGCTATTCGCTTCTGATCGGAGAGATCCGAAACACGGAAAGAGAGCTCGCAGACCCACGCTACCACAACCTCCTGCTTCACTACCGCGCGCTGCAAAGGGATAGCGAAGCAGAGAGAACAGCCCTCCAACAGAAAAAGGAGATGCTTCTTCAGGAAACCGCACAGGCGCGGGAAGCGCTGCGCTCCGCCGGCTTCCCGGAGGAAACGGCGCTTAAGGCTGCACTTCAGGACAGCGAGCAGCTCTATCGCTCCTATACAGAAATGACGACACGCACAGCAGCGCAGCACGGCCCCGCACTGCTGCTCCGAAAGCTCCTCAGCGCCTTCATCGCGGACAAAACCGGAAAATCCCGGAAAGAGCTCACGGAGCGGCTCGAAGCGATCCTGCAAGGGCAGCTCGGAGAGCATACGATCTCCGAGGATACGATGCAGCAGCTTCGACAGCGCTTCCGCACACTCGAGGGGAGCTTCGCCGCGCTCCGGGAAAAGGAGGAGGCACTCCGTCTCCTCTCTGAGGATCTGAAACGGAGCACGGAGGAAATGCAGGACTATACGCAGGCACTCCATGAGCAGCACATGCTCCGCACTGAGGTCGAGGGGAGGATGCAGCACCTTTCCAATATCCGGAACCGCGTCGAGCAGCTTGCGCACGTCCTCTCGGAGAACAAACGGCTCGCGCAGCGAATCGATGCCCTCGACCTCGCGATGGAAACCATTTCTCTCCTCTCCGAGCGCGTCCGGCTGAGCTTCGGACACTACCTGAACGAGGAGGCGGGCAGGCTGATCGAACGGATCACCGACGGCGCATACCGCTCCGTCTGGATCGATGACCAGCTGCATATCCTGCTGCGCACCGAGCATGGAGAGATACCGCTGGAATCGGTCTCCTCCGGAACGATCGACCAGATCTATCTGGCGCTCCGGCTCGCAACAGCGAGGCTGCTCCTCCGGGATGCACGGGAAAGGCTCCCGCTGACCCTCGACGACAGCTTTGCCTTCTACGACGAGAACCGCCTGCGTGCCGCGCTTCATTTCATTCGGGAGGAATACGACGGACAGATCCTGCTCTACACCTGTCACCGGCGGGAGCAGCAGCTCCTCCGGCGGGCAAAGGAGGACTTCCGCCTGCTAGAGCTCGGCTGA
- a CDS encoding metallophosphoesterase family protein, giving the protein MRFLQCSDIHLNMIPDPDFPWGKDRADAIRSTFRRCVEKAGEISADCLLLPGNLFHHPPLSHDLQELNQLFQQIPRTRVILISGSEDRVTENSALLSFDWAENVHWLSESDARLYFDEINAEFTGITGTPDTLREQLAAAEAAAQTPADASHDPIRVLLFCDSSRQSTPAIAAFRDLPFDYIALGGFHQPAEYRELPLLGAGSPEPLGAMDEGVHGVYIGDISAITHRLQRLEFCPMATLSYRTLSALLRPDSEPEKLLQELAAQIEKLGREDIYTLRLSGSCPLELAPLLGEGLRRFRILDILDETESGYDFEALYREHPTDLIGYYIRSFLRKDESPETLSLTERQALDYGIRALLQTEKEENA; this is encoded by the coding sequence ATGAGATTTCTTCAATGCTCCGACATCCATCTGAATATGATTCCGGATCCGGATTTCCCTTGGGGCAAGGATCGTGCGGATGCCATCCGCAGCACCTTCCGGCGCTGTGTGGAAAAGGCAGGGGAAATCAGCGCGGACTGCCTCCTCCTCCCCGGAAACCTCTTTCATCACCCGCCGCTCTCCCATGATCTGCAGGAGCTGAACCAGCTTTTCCAGCAGATTCCCCGCACCAGAGTCATCCTCATTTCCGGCTCGGAGGACAGGGTGACGGAGAACTCCGCTCTTTTGAGCTTCGACTGGGCAGAAAATGTACACTGGCTGTCTGAATCGGACGCACGCCTCTATTTCGATGAGATCAATGCGGAATTCACGGGAATCACCGGCACGCCCGATACCCTGCGGGAGCAGCTCGCCGCCGCAGAGGCGGCAGCACAGACACCTGCTGATGCCTCCCATGACCCGATCCGCGTCCTTCTCTTCTGCGACAGCAGCAGGCAGAGTACCCCAGCAATAGCGGCATTCCGAGATCTTCCTTTCGACTACATCGCGCTCGGCGGCTTCCACCAGCCGGCAGAATACCGCGAGCTGCCCCTCCTTGGCGCCGGCTCTCCGGAGCCGCTCGGCGCTATGGATGAGGGTGTGCACGGCGTCTATATAGGTGATATCAGCGCCATCACACACCGGCTGCAGCGGCTGGAATTCTGCCCGATGGCGACGCTCTCCTATCGGACGCTCTCCGCACTGCTCCGCCCAGACAGCGAGCCGGAGAAGCTGCTGCAGGAGCTCGCCGCGCAGATCGAAAAGCTGGGGCGCGAGGACATCTATACGCTCCGACTCTCCGGCAGCTGTCCTCTGGAGCTTGCACCGCTGCTCGGCGAAGGGCTTAGGCGCTTCCGCATCCTCGACATCCTGGATGAGACGGAAAGCGGCTATGACTTCGAGGCGCTCTACCGAGAGCATCCGACCGATCTGATCGGCTACTATATCCGTTCCTTCCTGCGAAAGGACGAATCCCCGGAGACACTCAGCCTCACGGAACGGCAGGCGCTGGACTATGGAATCCGCGCCCTTCTTCAAACGGAAAAGGAGGAAAACGCATGA
- the asnS gene encoding asparagine--tRNA ligase, with protein sequence MDILSLRDIFRERESYLGQELTVCGWVRSNRDSKSFGFLTISDGTFFTPLQVVYHDSMENFQRIAKLGVGAAVIVWGRLVATPEAKQPFELQAESVLLEGDTTPDYPLQKKRHTLEYLRTMTHLRPRTNTFQAVFRVRSLVAFAIHSFFQERGFIYVHTPLITASDAEGAGEMFQVTTLDLSAPPMTDGRVDYREDFFGKKTSLTVSGQLNGEAFAQAFRNIYTFGPTFRAENSNTQRHAAEFWMIEPEMAFADLQDVMNTAEEMLKYVIRYVLEKAPAEMDFFNQFVDKGLLERLQHILASDFGRVSYTEAVELLSKHNDEFDYKVSWGVDLQTEHERYLTEQIFRRPVFVTDYPKEIKAFYMKQNPDGKTVAAVDCLVPGIGEIIGGSQREEDYGRLLRRMQELGMDASDYDFYLDLRRFGTTRHGGFGLGFERAVMYITGMQNIRDVLPFPRTVKNCDI encoded by the coding sequence ATGGACATTTTAAGCTTACGCGACATTTTCAGGGAAAGAGAGAGCTACCTCGGGCAGGAGCTCACGGTCTGCGGCTGGGTACGCTCCAACCGGGACTCGAAGTCCTTCGGCTTCCTGACCATCTCTGACGGCACCTTCTTCACCCCGCTGCAGGTGGTTTATCATGACAGCATGGAAAACTTCCAGAGGATCGCAAAGCTCGGTGTCGGTGCCGCCGTCATTGTCTGGGGCAGGCTCGTCGCGACGCCGGAGGCGAAGCAGCCCTTCGAGCTGCAGGCAGAGAGCGTGCTGCTGGAGGGTGACACCACACCGGACTACCCTCTTCAGAAGAAGCGGCACACGCTGGAATACCTCCGCACGATGACGCACCTCCGTCCGAGAACCAATACCTTTCAGGCGGTATTCCGCGTCCGCTCTCTCGTGGCGTTCGCGATCCACAGTTTCTTTCAGGAGCGCGGCTTCATCTATGTGCATACCCCGCTGATTACCGCCTCCGACGCGGAGGGTGCAGGGGAGATGTTTCAGGTCACCACGCTGGATCTCTCTGCGCCGCCGATGACAGACGGCAGGGTGGATTACCGTGAGGACTTCTTCGGCAAGAAGACCAGCCTGACCGTCTCCGGCCAGCTGAACGGCGAGGCATTCGCGCAGGCGTTCCGCAACATCTATACCTTCGGGCCGACCTTCCGCGCCGAAAACTCCAACACGCAGCGGCATGCCGCAGAGTTCTGGATGATCGAGCCGGAGATGGCGTTCGCGGATCTTCAGGATGTGATGAATACCGCCGAGGAGATGCTGAAATATGTGATCCGTTATGTGCTGGAGAAGGCACCGGCGGAGATGGATTTCTTCAATCAATTCGTGGACAAGGGGCTTCTGGAGAGGCTTCAGCACATCCTTGCCTCCGACTTCGGACGCGTAAGCTACACCGAGGCGGTAGAGCTACTCTCGAAGCACAATGACGAGTTCGATTACAAGGTTTCCTGGGGCGTCGATCTCCAGACCGAGCACGAGCGTTATCTCACAGAGCAGATCTTCCGCCGTCCGGTCTTCGTAACCGACTATCCGAAGGAAATCAAGGCGTTCTATATGAAGCAGAATCCGGATGGAAAGACAGTCGCCGCCGTAGACTGCCTCGTACCAGGCATCGGCGAGATCATCGGCGGCTCCCAGCGTGAGGAGGACTACGGGAGGCTCCTCCGGAGAATGCAGGAGCTCGGCATGGATGCCTCGGACTATGACTTCTATCTCGATCTCCGCAGATTCGGTACGACCCGCCACGGCGGCTTCGGGCTCGGCTTCGAGAGAGCCGTGATGTACATCACCGGTATGCAGAATATCCGTGACGTGCTGCCATTCCCGAGAACCGTCAAGAACTGCGATATCTGA
- a CDS encoding glucose-1-phosphate adenylyltransferase: protein MIKKEMIAMLLAGGQGSRLGVLTKNVAKPAVSFGGKYSIIDFPLSNCINSGVDTVGVLTQYQPLRLNAHIGIGIPWDLDRNRGGVTVLQPYESQSDTGFYSGTANAIYQNIAYIDSYAPEYVLILSGDHIYKMDYEVMLEYHKAMNADLTIAAMPVPIEEASRFGITVTDEHNRIIDFQEKPKEPKSNLASMGIYIFTWKVLREALLRNRDVPECDFGKHIIPYLFNKKNPIYAYEFNGYWKDVGTLQSYWQSNMELVAIIPEFNLYEEYWKIYTQTDNPAPQYISADSVVERSIISEGCEIHGEVHNSVIGVGVRIEKGAVVENSIIMEDAVIGEGTTVNMAIIAEDAVIGKGCQIGVGEYAPSVYDQRVYSSELATIGERTVIPDHVRIGRNTAVYGRTEEKDYPDGLLQSGGAIIKEDDII from the coding sequence GTGATTAAGAAGGAAATGATCGCTATGCTTCTGGCAGGCGGCCAGGGCTCCCGTCTTGGCGTACTTACGAAAAACGTCGCGAAACCGGCGGTTTCTTTCGGAGGAAAGTATTCTATCATCGACTTTCCCCTGAGCAACTGCATCAATTCCGGGGTGGATACCGTAGGCGTGCTGACGCAGTACCAGCCGCTTCGGCTGAATGCGCATATCGGTATCGGGATTCCATGGGATCTCGACCGGAACCGGGGCGGTGTCACCGTACTGCAGCCGTATGAATCGCAGAGCGATACCGGCTTCTATTCCGGCACGGCGAATGCCATTTACCAGAATATTGCATATATTGACAGCTATGCTCCGGAATATGTGCTGATTCTGTCCGGTGATCATATCTATAAGATGGACTATGAGGTGATGCTGGAATACCACAAGGCGATGAACGCGGATCTCACCATCGCCGCGATGCCGGTTCCGATTGAGGAGGCGAGCCGCTTCGGCATCACCGTAACCGACGAGCATAACCGCATCATCGATTTCCAGGAGAAGCCGAAGGAGCCGAAGAGCAACCTGGCGTCCATGGGTATCTATATTTTCACATGGAAGGTGCTCCGCGAGGCGCTTCTCCGGAATCGGGATGTGCCGGAGTGCGACTTCGGAAAGCACATCATTCCGTATCTTTTCAATAAGAAAAATCCGATTTATGCCTACGAGTTCAACGGCTACTGGAAGGACGTGGGGACTCTGCAGTCCTACTGGCAGTCCAATATGGAGCTCGTGGCGATCATTCCGGAGTTCAACCTCTACGAGGAATACTGGAAGATCTACACCCAGACGGACAACCCCGCACCGCAGTACATTTCCGCGGATTCCGTGGTGGAGCGCTCGATCATCTCCGAGGGCTGCGAGATCCACGGAGAGGTGCACAATTCCGTGATCGGCGTGGGCGTCCGGATCGAGAAGGGCGCGGTGGTCGAAAATTCGATCATCATGGAGGACGCGGTGATCGGCGAGGGCACCACCGTAAATATGGCGATCATCGCGGAGGATGCGGTGATCGGAAAGGGCTGTCAGATCGGCGTCGGAGAGTATGCGCCGTCTGTCTACGATCAGAGGGTCTATAGCTCGGAGCTTGCGACGATAGGAGAGAGGACCGTGATCCCGGATCATGTCCGCATCGGCAGAAATACGGCGGTGTACGGCAGAACGGAGGAGAAGGACTATCCTGACGGATTACTTCAGAGCGGCGGAGCGATCATTAAGGAGGACGACATCATATGA
- the glgD gene encoding glucose-1-phosphate adenylyltransferase subunit GlgD, producing the protein MRAIGIILAGGNSKRMRELSNKRAISAMPIAGSFRSIDFALSNMSNSHVQKVAVLTQYNSRSLNQHLSSSKWWDFGRKQGGLFVYTPTITADHSDWFRGTADALYQNLVYLRSSHEPYVIVAAGDGVYKLDYNKVLEYHIEKKADVTVVCKQMSPDDDVSRFGCIGMNEDNRIVEFEEKPVVTQANVISCGIYIVRRRLLIELLEKAHDEDRYDFVKDILVRYKNMKRVYGYKINTYWANIASVEAYYRTNMDFLRQEVRDFFFREQPGIYTKLADNAPAKYNPDSVVRNSIIASGCIINGAVENSVLCRKVYVGNNCVIKNSIILNDVYIGDNSVIENCIVESRDTIRANTTHIGAPDNVKIVIEKNERYTM; encoded by the coding sequence ATGAGAGCGATAGGCATCATTTTAGCAGGCGGCAACAGTAAGAGAATGAGGGAGCTTTCCAATAAGCGGGCGATTTCCGCGATGCCGATTGCGGGCTCCTTCCGCTCGATCGATTTCGCATTGTCCAATATGTCGAATTCCCATGTGCAGAAGGTGGCGGTGCTGACCCAGTACAATTCCCGCTCCCTGAACCAGCATCTGTCCTCCTCCAAGTGGTGGGATTTCGGACGGAAGCAGGGAGGGCTCTTCGTATATACTCCGACCATCACCGCGGATCACAGCGACTGGTTCCGGGGGACGGCGGATGCGCTGTACCAGAATCTGGTCTATCTCCGTTCCTCCCATGAGCCCTATGTGATCGTAGCGGCGGGAGACGGCGTTTACAAGCTCGATTACAATAAGGTGCTGGAGTACCACATCGAGAAGAAGGCGGATGTCACGGTGGTCTGCAAGCAGATGTCGCCGGACGACGACGTTTCCCGTTTCGGCTGTATCGGGATGAATGAGGACAACCGAATTGTAGAGTTCGAGGAGAAGCCGGTGGTGACACAGGCGAATGTGATTTCCTGCGGGATCTACATTGTCAGGAGACGTCTCCTGATTGAGCTTCTGGAGAAGGCGCATGACGAGGATCGCTATGATTTCGTGAAGGATATTCTGGTGCGCTACAAGAATATGAAGCGCGTTTACGGCTATAAGATAAATACCTATTGGGCGAATATCGCTTCGGTGGAAGCATACTACCGCACCAATATGGACTTCCTCCGGCAGGAGGTGCGAGACTTCTTCTTCCGGGAGCAGCCGGGGATCTATACGAAGCTCGCGGACAATGCGCCTGCGAAGTACAATCCGGACAGCGTTGTCAGGAATTCGATTATCGCCAGCGGCTGTATCATCAACGGTGCGGTCGAGAACTCGGTGCTCTGCAGAAAGGTCTACGTCGGCAACAACTGCGTCATTAAGAATTCCATCATTCTGAACGATGTGTATATCGGGGACAATTCCGTGATAGAGAACTGTATCGTGGAGAGCAGGGATACGATCCGCGCGAATACGACGCACATCGGCGCCCCGGATAACGTAAAGATCGTGATTGAGAAGAATGAACGCTATACGATGTAG
- the spoVG gene encoding septation regulator SpoVG, translating into MQVTDVRIRKVDKDGKMKAVVSITFDGEFVIHDIKVIEGEKGLFIAMPSRKTVDGEYRDIAHPIRSATREIIQNTILEKFREEERSGMAQKLY; encoded by the coding sequence ATGCAGGTAACGGATGTTCGGATTCGAAAGGTAGATAAGGACGGCAAGATGAAGGCGGTCGTTTCCATCACCTTTGACGGCGAGTTCGTGATTCATGATATTAAGGTCATCGAGGGAGAGAAGGGCCTGTTTATTGCGATGCCGTCGCGCAAGACGGTGGACGGGGAGTACCGGGATATTGCCCACCCGATCCGGAGCGCTACGCGGGAGATCATCCAGAATACGATTCTGGAGAAGTTCCGGGAGGAGGAGCGCAGCGGCATGGCGCAGAAGCTGTACTGA
- the pth gene encoding aminoacyl-tRNA hydrolase encodes MWLIAGLGNPELKYRGTRHNAGFAVIDKFCEKYAVGLNESKFSGAYTKLRIGTEQIILLKPLTYMNESGRCIAPLAGFYRIPSEQVIVLSDDISLAPGRLRIRPRGSAGGHNGLKSVIACLGTEDFPRVRIGVGEKPERMDLAAYVLGKFDETDTKRMDEAYLEAVDACLAIVTQGVEDAMNRHNAAKSV; translated from the coding sequence ATGTGGTTGATTGCAGGGCTCGGAAATCCCGAGCTGAAATACAGGGGGACCCGTCACAACGCGGGCTTCGCCGTCATTGATAAATTCTGTGAGAAGTATGCCGTTGGACTAAATGAGAGCAAATTTAGCGGGGCTTATACGAAGCTTCGGATCGGGACGGAGCAGATCATTCTTTTGAAGCCGCTCACCTATATGAACGAGTCCGGCAGGTGCATTGCACCGCTCGCCGGCTTCTACAGGATCCCGTCGGAGCAGGTGATTGTCCTCTCGGATGATATCTCGCTCGCACCCGGCAGACTCCGCATCCGTCCGAGGGGCTCTGCGGGCGGGCATAACGGTCTGAAATCTGTCATTGCCTGTCTCGGGACAGAGGATTTCCCGCGTGTCCGCATCGGCGTCGGGGAGAAGCCGGAGCGGATGGATCTCGCAGCCTACGTGCTGGGGAAGTTCGATGAGACGGATACGAAGCGGATGGATGAGGCGTATCTGGAGGCGGTGGACGCCTGTCTTGCCATCGTGACGCAGGGCGTGGAGGATGCGATGAATCGTCACAATGCGGCGAAGAGCGTCTGA